TTTGGCATATTAGACctcatttatgaacttcaaaaGACTTGTTTGACCAAAACGTTTAGAAGCAACAGTAACCAATAGCAACCAGATATGACTCAGATTCTCCAAAGTGAAACTTTCTTAAAACAACCAGCTGGATGTTTCCCAACCTGGGCAGAAGACACCTAATTAAACTCAAAAATAGAAACTCAAATAAGAAAACAGAAAGTTCAAtaatatgaatttcataaaaataagattaacaAAGAAGTCTTCAAATTCGATATGCACTCAACTAAACTCTCAATCAGACATTCCAATCTACATATTTACCACTAATGCTCCTATATGGATTGTGATAATTCCATGGAAAGAAATCTCACATGAAAACTAGTGTTCCATCTTGAAAATATGCTCAACCATCACAAGTTTTCCAATACATTAACCATATGCTATCTTGCCCACATGGAATAATCTGATGACAGCATGTGAAGATCATAAAAATGATCTTCAAACACAAGAGCCAGAAGAGCAGTGTACATGCAGTATGTGAAATTTTGAGGAATTAAGCATTAAAATCTGCACCATTCCTCTTCTGCTCAGTTTGCAAAACTTATTCTCACCATTCTAAGAACACAAATAGATGATATGCTCAATTCATCATAAAGGGCAATCAACGGTGGAGGCTCACAATTTCCCTTTCTGATCATCATTGCAGCCTTGCCTTTAATAAGAATCAGTTTGTACAGGAAAGTGCACTGGGGAGTTGGAAAGTTATATGCACTTATCACTTTGTACAGTAAACTTATATCAGAAGAGAGTAAAATAAAATCTTCTTGTTCAAGGAGGATATTTAGTGACCAGACAGTCGACTAAATAGCCAAATGCTTAGGCCATACTCATAATGTGTCTACATAATTGTCATATCCTTTTTGGTCAGAGACGTTGTATTCTAAAATTTGGGGATTTGAAGAATTGCACACCTAGACACGCATCCACACCTGAGACCCACAACTGAACCCATGTAGAACAGTTTTCATTAACATGTATGGCCATATATAAAACAGGAACAGGATCCACATGAAGACAATGGACATCTATAGCCATATCACAGGCAGGTACATCAAATCTATTAAAGAAATGCGAACTTAGAATTCATGTAAAACCCAGATACCTATGCATGATACATCTCCAACATTTATTTTACTGAAAATGGGGAATTTCCAAAGAACAAACCTCAGTCAACATGAGCACCATGGTTGTAAGTACTCCAACAAAAAATCAGTTCCTAACTTCATTTCACTTTGCAGACAGAACAAAATGGATCGAATCTCTATCCATCTTGGATGCCGCTTATCTGCAGCCACAAACTCATGAATAATTCCATCAACAACAACACTACTGCAACCAGCAGTCTTCTTCACTCCTCGACTTTCCATAATTTCTCTGATCTTGTCTGAATGGTTCCACCTCCCACTAGTAGCATATATATTGGACAACAAAACATATCCACCCTCTTTCTCAGGCTCTAATTTTAGCAGCTCTTTCCCAGCTATCTCTGCTATTTCTATATTTCCATGGGCTCTACAAGCACTCAGTACTGCTCCCCAGATGGACCGACTTGGTTTCATTGGCATCATCTCCATCACATCTTTGACTTCGGAAAACCTCCCTGAACGGCCTAGAAGATCCACCAGACAGCCATAGTGCTCAACTCCTGGTTCAATACCATATCTTTCCTTCATACTATTGAAAATTCTAAGCCCTTGACTCACAAATCCCCCATGACTACAAGCAGTGAGAACAGCAACAAAAGTCACCTGATTTGGCATTACGTATTCCTGCATCTCATAGAATAGTTCTAAAGCTTTGCTTCCATAACCATGGAATGCAAATCCTGTGATCATTGTTGTCCACACAGTTACATCTTTTTCAGTAACCTCCCTGAAAACCATGCAAGCTCTTTTGATACTCCCACACTTCCAATACATGTCTATGAAAGCCGAACCCAAAAAAGCATCTATTTTCATTTGCATCCTGACCACCCAACCATGGATCCATCTACCATGGTGCAGAGCTCCAATCTCCGCAGCAGcagaaactaaattaataattgtgacAAAATCAGGCCAAGTATTCTCAGCAgccatgttttcaaataatcttcgtACCATCAAACAATCCCCCTTCTGGGCATACCCAGCAATTATTGAGTTCCAAGAAACAAGGTCTCTGCAAGGCATATCTTCAAAGAAATTGTGGGCAATTTCTAAATTTCCTACCTTAGCATATCCAGCAATCATTGTGTTCCAAGAAATGGTATCCTTCCTCACTATGACATTAAAAATACTTTGGGCAATCCTCAACTCCTTGCACTTGACATACATATCCAGAAGAGCATTATTCAAGATCAAATTTGAAGAGTTGATCAACCCTCTGTGCTCAATCCATGCATGAACTGACTTGCCTAATCGTGCATCTCCTAACTGCCCACAGCAAATAAGTAGACCCAACATGGTAAATTCATCAGGTTTAAGGCCCAAACCCACCATCTCATGGAGAAATTTAAGTGCTTCTATGTTGTGCCCCTTCTTGGCATATCCAAAAATCATAATATTGAATGATACAGCATCTGGTGCAGCCATCTGTTGGAACACCTGATAAGCAAGCCCCATTTTCCCATTCTCCAAATACATCTTCATGAGGGTGTTTTGCAAGTAACCATAGGAGAAGGAACCTGTAATAATCGCATGGCAGTGGATTTGCATCACTTGTGATAAAAATTTGGAGGCTTGGAGTAAGAAAAGGAAGGTACTTCTGTCAGGGTCAATACAAGAGCTGAGCAAGGAATTATAGAAGGCAAATGACTGATTCAATGATAGGGACAAGGCTGAGATCATGGTGTTGTAAATGTAGAGATTGGGATGAGGAGTGAGATGACGGAAGAGGAGGACAGCCATGTCTAAATTCTCAGGGTGTGTAATTGCTGAGAACAAAATGAGCCTGCTCATTGGAAACGTTTGACCAATAAGATTTGTCCTCATTATTTGAGCCAAGATCTGTTTGAAATGATCCCTTGTACTGCACTTCTCAAGAAGAATAAGGGTGGCATGCTTAAGAGCAAGGGACACAGTTGGATCCCACTCCACCCTCTGGCTTGCTGAAGCTGAACTAAGAAAGCGGAAACCACGCCCAAAACGTTGCATGGATGAAAATATAGATGATTCTTAAAGCAGCTCATGTGAAAAAATCTGCTTCAATGATCTTCATAAGCAGAATACTACTGTCATAAATACAACATAGCAGCATCTAAAATAACCATTGATTTTCCATCAATTTCcaataaattgaattattctcaaaatcaacaaggaTTTAAACCCTTTTTCACCATTCAGCGCTATCTGAAGTCATACTCTCCGTTGAATCAACAAATTGAAGTACTTTCAGATTTTAGACACCGATGAATAAATCACcttataatgataataatcagAATAGGTCAAATGCCAAAGTTTCCATGAGCCAATGGACATAAACAAGGCAACCTCCGCAGTTCAGAATATATTAAACAAAACCCAAGATATGCAACAAAAGTTTGGGGAACTCAGAAAAGATCTATTTCAAAGAGAAACCAGATGCAAATGCAAAagtactataaaaaaaataaaaaatcatcttgTGCATGAATATCAATATTCAGAAAAATCATCAACAACCTAGAAAGAAACTGGATACCCACTTCATGAGGATAAAGCAACTGTATCCCCAAGTTCACTATCACCATTCAGTTCCATACATTCAAGATGCTTTCAGTTCACAAAGCTTTCTTCAGACACCAGGATCCTTAAGGCTTAAAATGTGGGAATCTAAGGTCCCTCTGTAAACAACAAAGATATTTATTACAGTCTAGCTGATTAAATTGGTACATACGGCAACAGAAATTAAGATAATATTAACAactacaaaataattaatatttggaTTGTGAAAATCTTTTTCCATCTTGCTTCAAAACATTTAAGTTAAACCTTGTTATCTCAGTTTTGCCATCAACTGTAATTTCTGCATAAGTTTGCATTCTTGCAAGTATTTTAAACCAGAACTTTCATTCTTCTGTCTTTCTTGATAATTCTTTCACCCACCAAGAGAACAAGAGCATCCAAGATTATTATGGAAAAGttacttattaaaaaagaaaaagattatcATGGAAAAGTAGTTAGCTGGGATGAGGTTGAAAAGCTTTCGCTTATTGACCAATGTTttggacaaagaaaaaaaagatggcAATGAATTGTTGAGCCCTTGTAATTGAAGACCAGCCAAACTAAAGAGAGGCTGGAAAGAGAGGTACTTAACTCTCTACAGAATGGGATGGGAGGGCTTCATATGCCTTTTCAAAGATTCGTGATTTGTATTTGAAGTTCCATGATCTGGCACAGACAGTTTTAACAGCCCTGGTAGTTGGGAAGAGCCTGAGACTTCCGCCAGAGTTCCTGCAGGGATAGGACAGGGAAGGACAAGAACTTTGCCAGCAAACTCCACATGTTGACCCAGGGGGTGAGCTCTCCCAACGTTGCCGATTAGATGCCCTGAGTCACTTTGTTTTGGTGTGTGTTTGTTAGTGGATGTAAATCACTCCTAGACTTGCATATGTTAAGCAATTTGTATACAATCCATATACCACATCTTAATTCAGTAAGGATGGCACAGTTCAATTGGAAACATGTACCCCAAGAATCAtacaccaagtctttttcttaACCATCCAATAAAGTGAATGGTATCATGGTATCGGTCCTCTGCAACTCATTCAGTGCTCCCTTTGAAATTTCGTCATTTCCCATTTCTATCAGATTTCAAAGTTCCACCATCAAACATCTTATTTCCAAAGTTTCACCTCAAGTGCACAAAAGACAAACTTCTCCAaaagtaaaaacacaaaaaataaaaatgaataaaaataaagaaaaaagaggaagtAAGCTTTGAAGCAGAGTCCAtagataatttcttattttcaaaatttcaaattgtcTACATCTATTTCAATCCTCGGGTTTGAAGGAATCAAACAGATTAtacaaatcaaattcaattatgTATACAAAAATCATATAAACAAAGTGGAAGAGGTACCAGCATGAGCAAGTTAAGGTTCCAAATTCTCAAACATCTTTCTTAACACTTCACCAAATATCACTAATAAACCGCATCACTGTTTGGTGGTTGAGAAAATGGagcagaaggaaaaaaaaaaaatactagtcAAGAACCTTTTGGTTTAATGTTGTTTTGGAGTCACACAGAATGCAAAAGAgtaacttcaaaaaattttcaacttctcTTTCCAGCAACCAAACAGTATAATCACAGAGAAAAGTAAATCATAAAAACAACTACAGTTTCGATGAAGATGACATTCGGATAAGGTTTTAGAGACTATGATAATCTTACCAGTTTTGAAACgaagaaatgatgaaacccTAGCTGAAGGGTTTGGATGGATTGGCCGGAGTGAAAGCTGAAGGAGACTGCGGTGTGGCTGGGCATTTTTGACCCGATTCGAGTTCAGGTCGGCCCAGGTCTAGTTTAGTTTTCCAATCTGGTCAGCCCAGCGTATAATAAAAGCCGCAACATGGTCGGTTTATGTTGAATCCGACCCGAATCCACTCCATTTTTCATAcacttaaaaacttatttatattgtaaaacaaggataaatataatgcaaatcaaagtaatagagataaaatatatcttactttgatatataatatggaagaaggaatcaaagaagagaattgagaaagtgaaagaaagataaagagagagaatgagaggaagaactttatttcttttctcGGGATGCTCTTACATGGggggtaagaagccttttataggcttcataatatgaactcccattactcatcttaaagatgagtaaatggagttcataatgaccatcaatgtggtcattcactacttttcatttacaacactcacccttggatgaccaccatattaatgcctcattaaaaccttgctagtaaaaaaccatataggaaaaacctagcgaaggaaaaagagtacaatattcttttcttggtatattaggattgtctcattaaaaaccttgccagtaaaacccagtaggacaaaacctggacgaaggaaaaaagagtacagtacactaacacccttttacaagcatactccccctcatgtcgatatccttgagttgacacattccaatcctgtgtattaacttcttgaattttgaggttgacaatgattttgtgaataaatctgctagattatcacttgagcgtatttgttgcacatcaatttcaccactcttctggagttcatgtgtataaaagaattttagtgaaatgtgtttagttctatctcctttaatataaccccatgttatttgtgcaatgcatgcaacatcatcttcaaataatattgtcgggtcacctttgatagaggagagtccacatgattcccgaatatgctggatcatagatcttagatatatacattcacgacttaCTTCATGAATTGCtagtatttctgaatgatttgatgatgtgactaccattgtttgtttgacagatcttcatgaaatagcagtaccattgcaattaaacacataccttgtttgtgacctgcctttatgtggatctgaaagatatcctgcatctgcatatccaagcaattgttgctttgattcccttgagtaaaataaacccatatcagtagttccacgaagataacgcaatatatgtttgataccaatccaatgtcttcgagttggagcggaactgtatcttgctaataaattggcagaaaaagcaatgtctgaacgtgtacaattggcaagatacataagtgcaccaatagcactaaaatatggtacttcaggaccaagtaactcttcatccttttcgcaaggacgaaatgggtcctttttcacatcaagtgatcggacaaccattggagaacttaaaggatgcgctttatccatataaaaacgcttcaaaactttcttaatgtatgttgattaatgtactaaaactccatttggaaaatgctcgatctacaggccga
Above is a genomic segment from Vitis riparia cultivar Riparia Gloire de Montpellier isolate 1030 chromosome 14, EGFV_Vit.rip_1.0, whole genome shotgun sequence containing:
- the LOC117930228 gene encoding pentatricopeptide repeat-containing protein At3g04750, mitochondrial; translated protein: MQRFGRGFRFLSSASASQRVEWDPTVSLALKHATLILLEKCSTRDHFKQILAQIMRTNLIGQTFPMSRLILFSAITHPENLDMAVLLFRHLTPHPNLYIYNTMISALSLSLNQSFAFYNSLLSSCIDPDRSTFLFLLQASKFLSQVMQIHCHAIITGSFSYGYLQNTLMKMYLENGKMGLAYQVFQQMAAPDAVSFNIMIFGYAKKGHNIEALKFLHEMVGLGLKPDEFTMLGLLICCGQLGDARLGKSVHAWIEHRGLINSSNLILNNALLDMYVKCKELRIAQSIFNVIVRKDTISWNTMIAGYAKVGNLEIAHNFFEDMPCRDLVSWNSIIAGYAQKGDCLMVRRLFENMAAENTWPDFVTIINLVSAAAEIGALHHGRWIHGWVVRMQMKIDAFLGSAFIDMYWKCGSIKRACMVFREVTEKDVTVWTTMITGFAFHGYGSKALELFYEMQEYVMPNQVTFVAVLTACSHGGFVSQGLRIFNSMKERYGIEPGVEHYGCLVDLLGRSGRFSEVKDVMEMMPMKPSRSIWGAVLSACRAHGNIEIAEIAGKELLKLEPEKEGGYVLLSNIYATSGRWNHSDKIREIMESRGVKKTAGCSSVVVDGIIHEFVAADKRHPRWIEIRSILFCLQSEMKLGTDFLLEYLQPWCSC